One window of Myxocyprinus asiaticus isolate MX2 ecotype Aquarium Trade chromosome 6, UBuf_Myxa_2, whole genome shotgun sequence genomic DNA carries:
- the LOC127442596 gene encoding type-1 angiotensin II receptor-like, translating to MENFTTDHPLGLNLTCNMTGNHNFIFTLIPVVYSCNFIIGIVGNSLVVAVIYFCLKLKTVANIFVLNLAVSDLTFLLTLPIWAIYTATGYQWPFGSFLCKAIASMALLNLYTSIFLLTALSIDRYMAIVHPVQSRQCRTMVYARVTCVAVWIVALFLSLPTGYIRRTHLIQHINVTVCGLLDKEEHRNLLVALSLMKSALGFLLPFTIILTCYCLIGRALLKAQDIQRNSKSNGDEVLNMLAAAVLAFFLCWTPHQIFSFIDTLFLLKVITNCNVIEIIDTGMPFTICIAYFNSCMNPILYGFVGKNFRKSLLQLLRCSSTSVASHPTLSTKMSSLSYQASESFHLSVITTSSIPQAT from the coding sequence ATGGAAAACTTTACAACCGACCATCCCTTGGGACTCAATCTCACATGTAACATGACTGGGAACCACAACTTCATCTTCACATTAATCCCAGTGGTCTACAGCTGCAATTTTATTATTGGAATTGTAGGCAACAGCTTGGTGGTGGCTGTCATCTACTTCTGTTTGAAGCTGAAGACCGTTGCCAACATATTTGTTTTGAACTTAGCTGTTTCAGACCTGACTTTCCTCCTCACCCTGCCCATTTGGGCCATATACACTGCAACAGGCTACCAGTGGCCCTTTGGAAGCTTCCTATGCAAAGCTATTGCCAGTATGGCCCTCCTTAATCTATATACTAGCATTTTCCTCCTAACTGCTCTCAGCATTGACCGCTATATGGCCATTGTTCACCCAGTCCAGTCCCGACAGTGCCGGACAATGGTCTATGCCCGTGTGACATGTGTCGCAGTTTGGATAGTGGCTTTGTTTCTGAGTCTGCCCACGGGTTATATCCGGAGGACCCACTTGATCCAGCATATCAATGTAACTGTATGTGGCCTCTTGGACAAAGAAGAACATCGCAATCTGCTGGTTGCTCTCAGTCTGATGAAGAGTGCGCTTGGGTTCCTTCTGCCTTTCACCATCATCCTCACATGCTACTGTCTGATTGGTCGAGCTCTGCTCAAAGCACAGGACATTCAGAGGAATTCAAAGTCAAACGGGGATGAAGTGTTGAACATGCTGGCTGCAGCTGTCCTGGCGTTTTTCCTGTGCTGGACACCTCATCAGATTTTCAGCTTCATTGACACGCTTTTTCTGCTTAAAGTGATCACCAACTGTAATGTCATTGAGATCATTGACACTGGAATGCCTTTCACCATTTGTATCGCCTATTTCAACAGCTGTATGAACCCAATCCTGTATGGTTTTGTTGGGAAGAACTTCCGCAAGAGCTTGCTGCAGCTGCTGAGATGCTCTTCAACGTCTGTTGCCTCTCATCCCACCCTGAGTACCAAGATGAGCTCTCTCTCTTATCAAGCCTCAGAGTCATTCCACCTCTCAGTCATTACAACATCCTCAATACCTCAAGCCACATGA